In Sphingobacterium thalpophilum, a genomic segment contains:
- a CDS encoding ATP-binding protein produces the protein MICSDKDILAVLTSSLDACAIYDSAELHISYASTNMLKLWGCDQRIIGQCLENCLQLEDLTPYIPLLKNVWINGKTAVIEKIRIKLKTENQASLGYTHTFEYHPLIDEKGEIYGIFNQIRLIPENEDKYPQTQEKNTIERKLLQDLLTQKYLIAGKHYKSPTNNYTLSSKHTEDLNEKLKGALKKIIESEEHYHFALQSAEMGTWTLNCKNYLVNWDERTRELFGFAKGEYVPYNEVLKYIHPEDRNRIDQEVKKSLTYQNKGVYDVQFRTIGAQDLQLRWLHCKGRVYFDQDQQPEWFAGTAIDITTQHQEHEKLETIHQLIAKRDQQFRMIVEAAGIGIFSIDMETKKMELNDRCRELFGFHQHDNIKEADFFAQILPQYRNIIQHVFQEVTRKQSLFDCQCEIKDKKTGKIKWLRSIGGSQLESDTTRHMIYGAIIDNTNDKEEERKKLDFISIASHELKTPLTSLIAYIQLLQAKEGTLSSEKRMQYLHQSNEQATRMRGLIDGFLNVTQLNEGKLVLRKKTFNVCSLLDYIQNIYSLKSVKHFIHYSGAIDSNLEIIADRDKIEQVLINFMDNAIKYSPSNSTITLHVAIHSGYFEVEIKDQGKGINHKDQKQIFNKFYRVNDDADRYASGFGIGLFICKEIIQKHQGEIGVDSQIGQGSTFWFKIPVGA, from the coding sequence ATGATATGTTCAGATAAAGATATTTTAGCCGTTCTCACCTCTTCATTGGATGCCTGCGCAATTTATGATAGTGCAGAACTCCATATTTCTTATGCAAGCACTAACATGTTAAAACTTTGGGGTTGTGATCAGCGTATTATTGGGCAGTGTCTTGAAAATTGTCTTCAACTAGAAGATTTAACACCCTATATCCCCCTCCTGAAAAATGTCTGGATAAACGGAAAAACTGCGGTCATTGAAAAGATAAGGATTAAACTCAAAACGGAAAATCAGGCTTCACTAGGTTATACGCACACTTTTGAATATCATCCGCTCATCGATGAAAAAGGTGAAATTTATGGCATATTTAATCAAATTAGACTGATACCTGAAAATGAAGACAAGTACCCACAAACGCAGGAAAAAAATACCATTGAACGAAAATTGCTACAAGATTTATTAACTCAAAAATATCTTATAGCAGGAAAACACTATAAGAGCCCAACGAATAATTACACCTTGTCATCTAAACATACTGAAGATCTCAATGAAAAACTTAAGGGGGCACTCAAGAAAATCATTGAGAGTGAAGAACATTATCATTTTGCTTTACAGTCGGCCGAGATGGGAACATGGACCTTAAATTGTAAAAATTACTTAGTAAATTGGGATGAACGGACTCGGGAACTCTTTGGGTTTGCGAAAGGTGAGTATGTTCCATACAATGAAGTCCTTAAATATATTCATCCAGAAGATAGGAATAGAATCGATCAGGAAGTCAAAAAATCACTGACTTATCAAAACAAAGGTGTTTATGACGTACAGTTTAGAACCATTGGAGCACAAGATCTTCAGTTACGGTGGTTGCACTGTAAAGGAAGAGTATACTTTGACCAAGACCAACAACCCGAATGGTTTGCAGGTACCGCTATAGATATTACCACCCAGCATCAAGAACACGAAAAGCTTGAAACAATTCATCAACTTATCGCCAAAAGAGATCAACAGTTCAGAATGATTGTTGAAGCCGCCGGTATTGGTATCTTTTCTATTGACATGGAAACCAAGAAAATGGAACTCAATGATCGCTGCCGTGAATTATTTGGCTTCCACCAGCATGACAACATAAAAGAAGCTGACTTTTTCGCCCAAATTCTACCTCAGTATAGAAATATCATTCAGCATGTTTTTCAGGAAGTAACACGCAAGCAATCGCTTTTCGATTGTCAATGTGAGATAAAAGATAAAAAAACGGGTAAGATAAAATGGTTAAGGTCAATAGGCGGAAGTCAATTGGAATCGGATACAACAAGACACATGATCTATGGCGCCATAATAGACAACACCAATGACAAGGAAGAAGAAAGGAAAAAGCTCGATTTTATTAGTATCGCAAGTCATGAACTCAAAACACCTTTGACCTCACTCATTGCCTATATCCAATTACTACAAGCCAAAGAAGGTACATTGAGCAGCGAAAAGCGCATGCAATATCTCCACCAATCGAATGAGCAAGCAACGCGTATGCGTGGCTTAATCGACGGCTTTCTAAATGTTACTCAACTAAATGAGGGTAAGTTAGTACTTCGCAAAAAGACATTTAACGTTTGTTCTTTACTCGATTATATTCAAAATATCTATTCTTTAAAATCTGTCAAGCACTTCATTCATTATTCAGGAGCAATAGATTCGAATTTGGAGATTATCGCCGATCGTGATAAAATCGAACAAGTGTTAATCAACTTCATGGATAATGCCATTAAATATTCGCCCAGTAATTCAACAATTACCCTGCATGTGGCTATACATTCAGGTTATTTTGAAGTCGAGATCAAAGACCAAGGAAAAGGCATCAATCATAAGGATCAAAAACAAATATTCAATAAATTCTATCGTGTAAATGACGATGCGGACCGTTATGCATCGGGATTTGGCATAGGACTGTTTATTTGCAAAGAAATTATTCAAAAACATCAAGGAGAAATTGGGGTCGACAGCCAGATCGGCCAAGGGTCAACCTTTTGGTTTAAAATTCCGGTCGGTGCATAA
- a CDS encoding phytase — MTNLKTILTLTLGASTLLQIACKNAQTNTVNSVKPVIVTDAVRYDSDDPAIWINKNDPSKSLIIATDKDADGALFVYDLQGKTVKEKVVSNLKRPNNVDVAYGLVLGGKPVDIAVTTERMTHKLRIFSLPDMKPIDQGGLDMFVGETEPEFRDLMGIALYTSPKGEIYAIVGRKNGPKEGYLGQYLLEDNGSGSVKATLVRKFGSFSGKKEIEAIAVDNELGYIYYSDEQIGVKQYYADPAKGNQQLALFATTGFKEDHEGISIYKVTDSTGYILVSDQGANRFQVFSREGTKSNPFEHKYLKSVPVMATQSDGSETTSSNLNETFKHGLFVVMSDDKTFHYYRWEDIAGADLKKK; from the coding sequence ATGACAAATTTAAAAACAATACTAACACTAACTTTGGGAGCATCAACCCTGCTTCAAATAGCATGCAAAAATGCGCAAACAAATACGGTAAACTCAGTTAAACCTGTTATTGTGACCGATGCTGTACGCTATGATTCGGATGATCCTGCAATTTGGATCAATAAGAACGATCCGAGCAAGAGTCTGATTATAGCAACGGATAAAGATGCCGATGGAGCTTTATTCGTGTACGATTTACAGGGTAAAACGGTCAAAGAAAAAGTGGTTTCCAATTTAAAACGACCAAACAACGTTGATGTAGCATACGGTTTGGTATTGGGGGGGAAACCTGTTGATATCGCTGTCACAACAGAGCGTATGACCCATAAATTGCGTATTTTTTCACTACCTGACATGAAGCCGATCGATCAAGGGGGATTAGATATGTTTGTTGGTGAAACTGAACCTGAATTCAGAGATCTAATGGGGATTGCTCTATATACTTCTCCAAAAGGAGAGATCTATGCTATTGTTGGGCGAAAAAATGGACCAAAAGAAGGCTATTTGGGACAATATTTATTGGAGGATAATGGCTCTGGTTCAGTAAAAGCTACACTGGTTCGCAAATTTGGTTCATTTAGTGGAAAGAAAGAGATTGAGGCAATAGCGGTGGACAATGAGCTTGGGTATATTTACTATTCGGACGAACAAATTGGCGTAAAACAATACTATGCGGATCCAGCAAAGGGAAACCAACAGTTGGCATTATTTGCTACAACAGGTTTTAAAGAAGATCATGAAGGTATTTCGATTTATAAAGTGACCGACAGTACTGGATATATCTTGGTGTCGGACCAGGGTGCAAATCGTTTTCAGGTTTTTAGTCGGGAAGGAACCAAAAGCAATCCTTTCGAACATAAATATCTGAAGAGTGTACCGGTTATGGCAACACAAAGTGATGGTTCAGAAACTACCTCTTCTAATTTAAATGAAACCTTCAAACATGGCTTGTTTGTTGTTATGAGTGATGATAAAACATTCCATTATTATCGATGGGAAGATATTGCCGGAGCCGATTTGAAAAAGAAATAG
- a CDS encoding arginase — MEKMIELIKNRSDIGAGTRGSDLGIDAIEIAAINKGSQYFINYPFVDVPTRNSSIYQNDNHPFAKHIQQIYEQCKQVASTVEDSLSSGNFPLVFSGDHSSAMGTISGIKSAYPDKQLGVIWVDAHADIHSPHTTPSGNMHGMPLAAMLNEDNIPCKINEIDESTQEFWNKLKRIAGPVGKILSNHLIYFGVRDTEEPEDLVIERLGIKNYRVEDTRQRGITDCVAEALKILEACDMIYISFDVDSMDSELISDGTGTPVPKGFLPREIVLILEEIIRSGKVICFEIVEVNPLLDNKGNKMAEVAFDILERITPLIELKSGN, encoded by the coding sequence ATGGAGAAAATGATTGAATTGATCAAAAACAGATCGGATATAGGAGCAGGGACTAGGGGTTCAGATCTGGGCATCGACGCCATCGAGATAGCTGCAATTAATAAAGGAAGTCAATATTTCATTAACTATCCATTTGTTGATGTGCCGACTCGAAATAGCTCCATTTATCAGAATGATAATCATCCTTTTGCGAAACATATTCAGCAGATTTATGAACAATGCAAACAAGTAGCTTCCACCGTTGAAGATAGCTTATCTTCCGGCAATTTTCCATTGGTGTTTTCAGGGGATCATTCCTCCGCAATGGGGACGATCAGTGGTATAAAGTCCGCTTATCCCGATAAACAACTCGGTGTAATCTGGGTAGATGCGCATGCCGATATTCATTCTCCGCACACAACACCTTCTGGTAATATGCATGGAATGCCTTTAGCGGCGATGTTGAATGAGGATAATATCCCATGTAAAATCAATGAAATAGACGAATCGACACAAGAATTTTGGAATAAACTAAAACGAATAGCTGGCCCAGTAGGTAAAATACTATCCAATCATTTGATTTATTTTGGTGTAAGGGATACGGAAGAACCGGAAGATCTGGTCATTGAACGACTTGGCATTAAGAACTATCGTGTGGAAGATACGAGACAGCGCGGAATAACCGATTGTGTGGCTGAAGCATTGAAAATCCTAGAAGCATGTGATATGATTTATATCTCTTTTGATGTGGATAGCATGGATAGTGAATTGATATCGGATGGCACGGGAACACCAGTACCTAAGGGTTTTTTGCCAAGGGAGATTGTGTTGATTTTAGAAGAGATCATCCGATCTGGAAAGGTGATTTGTTTTGAAATTGTTGAAGTTAATCCGTTATTGGACAATAAAGGTAATAAAATGGCAGAGGTGGCATTTGATATATTAGAACGGATCACTCCGCTCATTGAATTGAAATCGGGTAATTAA
- a CDS encoding tetratricopeptide repeat protein — translation MCHPGTAQVESFKDIRGLSQNHPDSAIMLVKKRYAKAVTDKDLLLQANCLQAIGWLCVNQGHYGQAQDYYFQADRIYTQLNSKQHLVSNWSDIGELNIFNKQHDVAKVYFNKALHSFRTEGDKNGEAGTLGNIGHLFEKEANYDSAFVYQHLALSIYSSVGNKNGEAKIHENLGSIYEDLARYDSAFLHFEKASKLYTETKDNYGKIVVINNMGDIFRKTNKYPESIKLTQLAYQMAENLGDVYQMAATTKDLSRTYALRGQMDSAYFYAEKSRKLVLELYSVDGARHTAFFQALYDMNQKAEEIEKLQVTKRINLIMLWGTIVVLILLIVLSYVLYSRQKIKIKNQIAESRKQEAERELTEVALKNQLLEDKQLKQELSLKQKELTSHTLNLIRNNQFLEELRDELKGMVKDERRDQKRQMQKLVLQINENITQGIHWKEFMGTFEKVHHSFFEKLIQRFPDLTAADMRLIALLKINLNNIEIAVLLGISQDSLRVARHRLRKKLRLEQGEDLAGYLVGIS, via the coding sequence TTGTGTCACCCGGGTACTGCGCAGGTTGAATCCTTTAAGGATATTAGAGGATTAAGTCAAAACCATCCTGATTCTGCAATTATGCTCGTCAAAAAACGTTATGCAAAAGCTGTTACGGATAAAGACTTATTATTACAAGCCAATTGTTTACAGGCGATTGGATGGTTATGTGTCAATCAGGGACATTATGGACAGGCGCAGGACTACTATTTTCAAGCCGATCGAATCTATACGCAATTAAATTCAAAACAGCATCTTGTTTCGAATTGGAGTGATATCGGGGAGCTCAATATTTTCAACAAACAACATGATGTAGCGAAAGTTTATTTTAACAAGGCGCTACATTCTTTCCGAACAGAGGGGGATAAAAATGGAGAGGCAGGTACATTAGGGAATATAGGTCATTTATTTGAAAAGGAAGCGAACTACGACTCCGCCTTTGTCTACCAGCATCTTGCTTTGTCCATTTATAGCAGTGTGGGTAATAAAAATGGAGAAGCCAAGATCCATGAAAATTTGGGCAGTATTTATGAAGATCTTGCAAGGTATGACAGCGCTTTTCTTCATTTTGAAAAAGCAAGTAAGCTCTATACGGAAACAAAAGACAATTATGGAAAAATTGTGGTCATCAATAATATGGGCGATATCTTTAGAAAGACCAATAAATATCCGGAAAGTATCAAATTGACACAATTGGCTTATCAGATGGCGGAAAATTTGGGTGATGTGTATCAAATGGCTGCTACGACAAAAGATTTGAGTAGAACATACGCCTTGCGTGGCCAAATGGATAGCGCATATTTTTATGCCGAAAAGAGCCGTAAGTTGGTGCTTGAACTGTATAGCGTAGATGGTGCTCGACATACAGCTTTTTTTCAGGCGCTCTACGATATGAACCAAAAAGCTGAGGAGATTGAAAAATTACAGGTGACAAAAAGAATCAACTTAATCATGCTGTGGGGTACAATTGTGGTTTTAATTTTGTTAATTGTATTATCCTATGTATTGTATAGTCGCCAGAAAATTAAGATCAAAAATCAGATCGCCGAATCGCGAAAACAGGAGGCCGAACGTGAGTTGACTGAAGTAGCCCTTAAAAACCAGTTACTTGAAGATAAACAGCTCAAGCAAGAACTGTCGCTCAAGCAAAAGGAATTGACATCCCATACCTTAAATCTAATCCGTAACAATCAATTTTTGGAAGAACTTCGTGATGAATTAAAAGGAATGGTTAAGGACGAACGCAGGGATCAAAAACGACAAATGCAGAAGTTGGTGTTGCAGATCAATGAAAATATCACACAGGGCATCCATTGGAAAGAATTTATGGGAACTTTCGAAAAGGTGCATCACAGCTTTTTTGAAAAACTTATTCAGCGATTTCCAGATTTGACGGCCGCAGATATGCGATTAATAGCATTGCTTAAAATAAATTTGAATAATATCGAGATTGCCGTCCTATTGGGCATATCACAAGATAGCCTTCGTGTTGCCAGACATCGATTGCGAAAAAAATTAAGATTGGAACAAGGAGAGGATCTAGCGGGTTATCTCGTTGGTATTTCATAA
- a CDS encoding right-handed parallel beta-helix repeat-containing protein yields the protein MKNKCILSFLAFFIVVLSACEKANIDVDTSDADGSAIGEVSGVWSKGSVQHIKGDIIIPEGKSLTIEEGVTVLMDSVNKPEIVVLGNLYALGTAENPVKFTVEDGYKTKTNEFGKLWGGILAAPSCQELVLDNTVIEYGGAITSDASTSVKMGLYKKVSGEALPALWFSNPNGKLVVQNSTVSHFHEDCTYIEGGKIIFANNRFFSNGVTGGEAMNFKSGCLADVAYNLVYSVNTNALKLSNSGDRTPQAYIIVYNNTMLNTGWRRPTAKGGSIWLEASVRAEIYNNLFANTRFGVKRDPKKPEDSRSVSGNNWYYGYGQLTVDQFQVGKNDIVGGINDVRGKVAGENNPKFVSYPLETSVDNYVFDSTWDFHLQGNSPALKAGTLAFKPHFTSGLVMSNGLTYNSPQPAAYVGAFGSKF from the coding sequence ATGAAAAATAAATGTATTTTATCGTTTCTAGCGTTTTTTATTGTGGTGCTAAGTGCCTGTGAAAAAGCAAATATTGATGTTGATACTTCTGATGCTGATGGAAGTGCTATAGGTGAGGTATCCGGTGTGTGGAGCAAAGGGAGTGTGCAGCATATCAAGGGAGATATTATTATTCCCGAAGGCAAGAGCCTGACGATTGAGGAAGGTGTAACCGTATTGATGGATTCTGTCAATAAGCCTGAAATTGTTGTTTTGGGTAATTTGTATGCACTAGGTACAGCTGAAAATCCTGTAAAGTTTACAGTTGAAGATGGGTATAAGACGAAGACGAATGAATTTGGCAAGTTATGGGGAGGAATTTTAGCCGCTCCAAGCTGCCAGGAACTTGTTTTGGACAATACCGTCATTGAATATGGTGGTGCAATTACATCGGATGCGTCGACTTCTGTAAAAATGGGCTTGTATAAAAAAGTGTCTGGTGAAGCTTTGCCAGCTTTGTGGTTCTCAAATCCAAACGGAAAGCTAGTTGTTCAAAATAGCACTGTAAGTCATTTTCACGAAGACTGTACGTATATTGAAGGAGGAAAAATCATTTTCGCTAACAATCGTTTCTTTTCTAATGGAGTGACAGGTGGAGAAGCGATGAATTTCAAATCCGGATGTCTTGCAGATGTCGCTTATAACCTCGTGTATAGTGTAAATACCAATGCATTAAAACTATCCAATTCGGGAGACCGTACACCTCAGGCTTATATTATTGTTTACAATAATACCATGCTCAATACAGGGTGGCGCAGACCTACAGCCAAAGGAGGTTCCATATGGTTAGAGGCCTCTGTCAGAGCAGAAATTTATAATAATCTTTTTGCCAATACACGTTTTGGAGTCAAGCGTGATCCTAAAAAACCAGAAGATAGCCGTTCTGTGTCAGGTAATAATTGGTATTATGGTTACGGTCAATTGACTGTAGATCAGTTTCAGGTCGGTAAAAATGATATTGTAGGCGGTATTAACGATGTTAGAGGTAAAGTGGCAGGGGAGAATAATCCTAAATTTGTTTCTTATCCTTTAGAAACATCGGTTGACAATTACGTATTTGATTCAACCTGGGATTTTCATCTTCAAGGGAATTCACCTGCATTAAAGGCCGGTACTTTGGCTTTTAAACCCCATTTTACGAGTGGCCTTGTGATGTCAAACGGCCTAACATATAATTCTCCTCAGCCTGCAGCTTATGTTGGGGCATTTGGTTCCAAATTCTAA
- a CDS encoding TonB-dependent receptor has protein sequence MKNFLTVLLASSISVSAAYATKIKGKVLDGQTGEAIAGATVFLEQRGLSTKTQLDGSFEFKGLSAGVDRVHIKHMAYAELIKEIEIQKENTPHFIFQLTSTEQTLMEVTIKGRRNGGDDDPSARRLEKNASQIMNVVSARAIEISPDITVANVVQRVSGVSIERNSNGEGQYAILRGMDKRYNTTLVNGVKVPSPDNKYRYVPLDLFPSDMLERLEVYKSLTPNMEADAVGGVVNMVMKSAPTKLLLQANLATGYSQRYFNRDFGSFSTGGTSAKSPYEQHGKNYNATAADFNKGALDYTYKKPLPDLVGNLTIGNRYLDDKLGVILGASYQNLHRGSRSIFYKSAVVGVNPNAVITEQSDRQYDEQQQRLGLHNKIDYRFNPNHRISFYQMYVNLNNMQLRDAVNTIYNGQYDPSIGKAELTYVTRSRKTQQQIYNGTLQGDHHFLDNRLNVRWSGVLSSARNQLPQNTMISLDGVEENFERKRTSLVNKSPVTYRWERNTDNDHAGYWDVAYKVPMENSKLELSTGGLYRDKQRSSFYNNYNLSPASAEEAKYKYGVDFQRYTDLNLTVTNPTGAVANPLTYDAGEKTTALYGMFNYENDKWQMIGGIRMEHTNQNYKLLFPAGEKRPEGSQIYTEWLPSLTMKYHLDEKQQLHAAYYRALNRPGFYEIVPSSVVNEEFLEKGNPDLKHALADNFDLRYELFPEASSQFLVGMFYKKIKNPIEYTFQPDEVRNQDVYYTPGNFGNANNFGLEVDYIKYIQKFGVKANYTYTHSRITTAKMSRRINETTQDPEAIIVDQTRPLYGQAAHVANLSLLYKDANNGWEGQLAGSYTGSRINTVSQFLNDDLWQKGFVQLDASIEKKFRAGWAIFAKANNILNTPMELYVKGTNPENEKIAEKLIEGGNTLIRRDLYGQNYILGLRYSFSK, from the coding sequence ATGAAAAACTTTTTAACGGTATTACTTGCCTCCAGTATTTCGGTCAGCGCTGCTTATGCGACCAAAATCAAAGGTAAGGTATTGGATGGTCAAACTGGTGAAGCTATTGCTGGTGCAACAGTATTCTTGGAACAGCGTGGGCTATCGACCAAAACACAATTGGATGGTTCGTTTGAATTCAAAGGATTATCTGCAGGTGTGGATAGGGTTCATATCAAGCATATGGCCTATGCCGAATTAATTAAAGAAATCGAAATTCAAAAAGAAAATACACCTCATTTTATTTTTCAGCTGACGTCTACGGAACAGACATTAATGGAAGTAACCATAAAAGGACGTCGGAATGGGGGGGATGATGATCCTAGTGCAAGGCGTTTGGAAAAGAATGCGTCACAAATTATGAATGTTGTTTCGGCGCGTGCAATAGAGATTTCTCCGGATATCACCGTTGCAAATGTTGTGCAGCGTGTTTCGGGTGTATCTATAGAAAGAAATTCGAATGGCGAGGGACAATATGCTATTCTGAGGGGGATGGATAAACGTTACAATACCACTTTAGTGAATGGTGTAAAGGTTCCAAGTCCGGATAATAAATACCGTTATGTGCCTTTGGATTTATTTCCTTCAGATATGTTGGAACGCTTAGAAGTCTATAAGTCGCTAACACCAAATATGGAAGCCGACGCGGTGGGTGGAGTTGTCAATATGGTTATGAAATCGGCGCCGACTAAATTATTGCTTCAAGCAAATTTGGCAACAGGCTACAGCCAACGTTATTTTAATCGTGATTTTGGAAGCTTTTCAACAGGCGGAACCTCGGCTAAATCTCCCTACGAACAGCATGGGAAGAATTACAATGCAACCGCTGCTGATTTTAATAAGGGGGCATTAGATTATACCTATAAAAAGCCCCTTCCAGACCTTGTAGGCAATTTGACAATAGGCAATCGGTATTTGGATGATAAATTGGGGGTTATTTTGGGTGCGAGTTATCAAAATTTACATCGAGGTAGTCGTTCTATTTTCTACAAATCGGCTGTCGTTGGCGTAAATCCCAATGCGGTAATTACTGAGCAGAGTGATCGTCAATATGATGAACAGCAACAACGCTTAGGTTTGCATAACAAGATCGACTATCGATTTAATCCAAATCATCGGATTAGCTTTTATCAAATGTATGTGAATTTAAATAACATGCAATTGCGTGATGCTGTAAATACGATATATAATGGCCAGTATGATCCCAGTATTGGTAAAGCCGAACTGACCTATGTGACAAGAAGCCGAAAAACACAGCAACAGATCTACAATGGTACACTACAGGGGGATCATCATTTTTTAGATAATCGTCTGAATGTCCGTTGGTCAGGTGTGCTTTCTTCAGCGCGCAATCAATTACCGCAAAATACGATGATCAGTTTGGATGGAGTAGAAGAAAATTTTGAACGTAAAAGGACTTCTCTCGTGAATAAATCTCCTGTAACCTATCGTTGGGAGCGGAATACCGATAATGATCATGCAGGCTATTGGGATGTAGCTTATAAAGTTCCAATGGAAAACAGTAAGCTGGAGCTATCGACCGGAGGTTTGTATCGTGATAAACAGCGTAGTAGTTTTTACAATAACTACAACTTATCACCAGCTTCGGCAGAAGAGGCAAAGTATAAATACGGCGTGGATTTTCAGCGCTATACCGATCTCAATTTGACTGTTACCAATCCTACTGGAGCGGTCGCAAATCCATTAACTTACGACGCCGGTGAGAAGACAACAGCATTGTACGGCATGTTCAATTATGAGAATGACAAATGGCAGATGATCGGTGGTATCCGGATGGAGCATACCAATCAGAATTATAAATTATTGTTTCCTGCAGGAGAAAAAAGACCAGAAGGATCTCAAATTTATACAGAGTGGCTGCCAAGTTTGACCATGAAATATCATTTGGACGAAAAACAACAGCTTCATGCGGCCTATTATCGTGCGTTAAACCGACCTGGATTTTATGAAATTGTACCCTCAAGTGTGGTTAATGAAGAGTTTTTAGAAAAAGGAAACCCAGATTTAAAACATGCCTTAGCAGATAACTTCGATTTAAGGTATGAATTATTCCCTGAAGCTTCCTCTCAATTTCTTGTGGGTATGTTTTACAAGAAAATCAAAAACCCAATTGAATATACCTTTCAACCGGATGAGGTTCGTAATCAGGATGTATACTACACCCCCGGTAATTTTGGTAACGCCAACAACTTTGGTCTCGAGGTTGATTATATCAAGTATATCCAAAAATTTGGTGTTAAGGCCAATTATACCTATACACATTCACGTATAACGACCGCCAAGATGTCACGTCGAATCAATGAAACCACACAGGACCCTGAAGCGATTATCGTGGATCAAACGAGGCCGCTATATGGGCAAGCTGCACATGTGGCCAATCTATCGCTACTTTACAAAGATGCTAATAATGGCTGGGAAGGACAGTTAGCTGGATCTTATACCGGCTCACGAATCAATACAGTGTCGCAATTTTTGAACGATGATTTATGGCAAAAAGGATTTGTTCAGTTAGATGCTTCTATTGAGAAGAAGTTTAGAGCTGGCTGGGCCATTTTTGCCAAAGCTAACAACATCTTGAATACACCAATGGAATTGTATGTGAAAGGAACAAATCCCGAAAATGAGAAGATCGCCGAAAAGCTTATTGAAGGCGGAAATACATTGATTAGAAGGGATTTGTATGGGCAGAACTATATCCTTGGTTTACGTTATTCGTTTAGTAAATAA
- a CDS encoding IS4 family transposase — protein MINLNVFSQILSLIDRELFKDLVSKHKSDKHQKGINSWTHLVSMLFCHFSSADSVRDISNGLRSTTGNLNHLGVVRAPSKSNISYINTHRTDELFKDLYYSVLDRLWQKDTHFRKDLGQLKRKVYLMDASIIPLCLSVFDWAKFRSTKGAVKLHTVLDYDGCLPVFMQITDGKVHESQRAGSYSFSKGSVVVVDRGYVDYSWLGDLDSRGCYFVTRSKVNMKYKVIKSYQSEALMEKGILKDELIELSGAACNKYNGKPLRLVHFWDSTTGNEYHFLTNNTKWKASLVANIYKQRWHIEVFFKHLKQRLKVSTFIGTSENAVMIQIWTSLIGILLLKYLQKKAKYDWNLSNLVAFIRMNIFVKINIWQWIDDPFLRPPIKGKKGQLKIFAD, from the coding sequence ATGATAAATTTAAATGTTTTTAGTCAGATTTTATCTCTTATCGACCGCGAATTATTCAAAGATTTGGTTTCAAAGCACAAAAGTGACAAACATCAGAAAGGGATCAACAGCTGGACGCATCTAGTCAGTATGCTTTTCTGTCATTTTTCCTCGGCAGATTCGGTTCGTGATATTAGTAACGGTCTACGCAGTACCACTGGTAATCTGAACCACTTAGGTGTAGTAAGAGCTCCAAGTAAGTCTAATATATCCTATATCAACACACACCGTACCGATGAACTTTTCAAAGATCTTTACTATTCTGTTTTGGATAGGCTTTGGCAAAAGGACACCCATTTTCGCAAAGATCTTGGTCAGCTAAAGCGTAAAGTATATCTGATGGATGCAAGCATCATCCCCTTATGTCTATCTGTATTTGACTGGGCAAAGTTTCGTAGCACCAAAGGTGCCGTAAAGTTGCACACTGTCTTGGATTATGATGGCTGCCTACCTGTTTTTATGCAGATTACCGATGGAAAAGTACATGAGAGCCAGCGAGCCGGTAGTTACAGTTTTTCCAAGGGAAGCGTGGTGGTAGTGGACCGTGGCTACGTGGATTACAGCTGGCTTGGGGATTTGGACAGCAGGGGGTGTTATTTCGTTACCAGGAGTAAAGTTAATATGAAGTACAAGGTTATCAAGTCCTATCAGAGTGAAGCACTCATGGAAAAGGGGATCCTTAAGGATGAGCTCATTGAGCTATCCGGTGCTGCCTGCAATAAATACAACGGCAAGCCGCTACGCCTAGTCCACTTTTGGGACAGCACCACTGGCAATGAGTACCACTTTTTGACCAATAATACGAAGTGGAAGGCTTCTTTGGTGGCAAACATCTATAAACAACGCTGGCATATCGAAGTCTTCTTCAAGCATCTAAAGCAGCGCTTAAAAGTATCGACATTCATAGGGACTTCTGAAAATGCAGTGATGATCCAGATCTGGACTTCACTCATTGGCATATTACTGTTAAAATACTTACAAAAAAAAGCCAAATATGACTGGAACCTGTCCAATCTGGTCGCATTCATCAGAATGAATATCTTCGTGAAAATAAACATCTGGCAATGGATAGATGATCCCTTTCTCAGGCCGCCTATAAAAGGAAAAAAGGGACAGCTAAAGATCTTCGCAGATTGA